In Staphylococcus saccharolyticus, one genomic interval encodes:
- the spoVG gene encoding septation regulator SpoVG: MKVTDVRLRKIQTHGRMKALVSITLDEAFVIHDLRVIEGNSGLFVAMPSKRTPDGEFRDIAHPINSVMRQEIQDAVMKVYDKTDEVIPDKNATSDNKESDEA; this comes from the coding sequence ATGAAAGTGACAGATGTAAGACTTAGAAAAATACAAACACATGGTAGAATGAAAGCACTTGTTTCCATTACACTAGATGAAGCCTTTGTGATTCATGATTTACGTGTAATTGAAGGAAACTCTGGTCTTTTCGTCGCAATGCCAAGCAAACGTACACCAGATGGTGAATTCCGTGACATCGCGCATCCTATCAATTCCGTTATGAGACAAGAAATTCAAGATGCCGTGATGAAAGTATATGATAAAACAGACGAAGTCATTCCCGATAAAAATGCAACTTCTGATAATAAAGAATCAGATGAAGCTTAA
- a CDS encoding TatD family hydrolase, with the protein MLIDTHVHLNDEQYDEDLNEVISRAREAGVDRMFVVGFDTPTIERTMELIDKYDFIYGIIGWHPVDAIDCTEERLEWIESLSKHPKIIGIGEMGLDYHWDKSPADVQKEVFRKQIALAKRVQLPIIIHNREATQDCVDILLEEHAEEVGGIMHSFSASPEIADVIINKLNFYVSLGGPVTFKNAKQPKEVAKHVPMNRLLCETDAPYLSPHPYRGKRNEPERVTLVAQQIAELRGISYEEVCQQTTENAERLFHLKQL; encoded by the coding sequence ATGTTGATCGATACACATGTACATTTAAATGATGAACAATATGATGAAGATTTAAATGAGGTAATCTCTCGCGCTAGAGAAGCAGGCGTGGATAGAATGTTTGTAGTGGGGTTTGATACACCTACGATAGAACGTACTATGGAACTCATAGATAAATATGATTTTATCTATGGCATTATCGGTTGGCATCCTGTCGATGCTATTGATTGTACGGAAGAGAGATTGGAATGGATTGAAAGTCTATCTAAGCATCCTAAAATTATAGGTATTGGAGAAATGGGCTTGGATTATCATTGGGATAAATCACCAGCAGATGTGCAAAAGGAAGTATTTAGAAAACAAATTGCACTTGCTAAACGTGTTCAATTACCTATTATTATTCATAATCGTGAAGCGACTCAAGACTGTGTGGACATCCTATTAGAAGAACATGCTGAAGAAGTCGGAGGTATTATGCATAGTTTTAGTGCTTCACCTGAAATTGCTGACGTTATTATTAATAAACTAAACTTCTATGTGTCCCTTGGTGGACCGGTAACATTTAAAAATGCTAAACAACCGAAAGAAGTGGCAAAACATGTGCCTATGAATCGATTATTATGTGAAACTGATGCACCATATTTATCTCCACATCCGTATAGAGGTAAACGAAATGAGCCTGAACGTGTTACACTAGTCGCTCAACAGATAGCTGAGTTACGTGGTATATCATATGAGGAAGTATGTCAACAAACAACTGAAAATGCAGAGCGCTTATTTCACTTAAAGCAATTATAA
- a CDS encoding ribose-phosphate diphosphokinase: protein MLNNEYKNSSMKIFSLKGNEPLAQEVADHVGIELGKCSVKRFSDGEIQINIEESIRGCDVFIIQPTSYPVNLHLMELLIMIDACKRASAANINIVVPYYGYARQDRKARSREPITAKLVANLIETAGANRMIALDLHAPQIQGFFDIPIDHLMGVPILAQHFENDPDINPEECVVVSPDHGGVTRARKLADILKTPIAIIDKRRPKPNVAEVMNIVGDIQGRTAIIIDDIIDTAGTITLAAQALKDKGAKEVYACCTHPVLSGPAKERIENSAIKELIVTNSIQLEESRKPANTKGLSVAGLIAKAIIRVYERESVSVLFD, encoded by the coding sequence ATGTTAAATAATGAATATAAGAATTCATCAATGAAGATCTTTTCACTTAAAGGAAATGAGCCTTTAGCCCAGGAAGTAGCAGATCATGTAGGGATTGAATTAGGTAAATGTTCTGTAAAACGTTTTAGTGATGGAGAAATTCAAATCAATATTGAAGAAAGTATTCGCGGTTGTGATGTATTTATTATTCAACCAACGTCATACCCAGTTAATCTTCATTTAATGGAGTTACTTATCATGATTGATGCGTGTAAACGTGCATCAGCTGCGAATATTAACATCGTAGTACCGTACTATGGTTATGCACGTCAAGATAGAAAAGCGCGTAGCCGTGAACCTATTACTGCTAAATTAGTAGCGAACTTAATCGAAACAGCAGGTGCTAATCGTATGATTGCTCTTGATTTACATGCACCTCAGATTCAAGGATTCTTTGATATTCCAATCGATCACTTAATGGGCGTACCTATCCTTGCACAACATTTTGAAAATGATCCTGACATTAATCCTGAAGAATGTGTTGTTGTTTCTCCTGACCATGGTGGAGTGACACGCGCACGTAAATTAGCTGACATTTTAAAAACTCCAATTGCAATTATTGATAAACGTCGTCCTAAACCAAATGTTGCAGAGGTTATGAACATTGTAGGTGATATTCAAGGACGTACTGCAATTATTATCGATGATATTATCGACACAGCAGGAACTATTACTTTAGCAGCACAAGCGCTTAAAGATAAAGGTGCAAAAGAGGTTTATGCTTGTTGTACGCATCCAGTGTTATCAGGACCTGCGAAAGAACGTATTGAAAACTCTGCAATTAAAGAATTAATTGTTACAAATTCAATTCAACTCGAAGAAAGTAGAAAACCTGCCAATACAAAAGGACTTTCAGTTGCAGGATTAATTGCAAAAGCGATTATACGTGTTTATGAAAGAGAATCAGTGAGTGTATTATTTGACTAA
- the pth gene encoding aminoacyl-tRNA hydrolase, which produces MKCIVGLGNIGKRFELTRHNIGFEVIDYILERHQFTLDKQKFKGAYTIERLNGDKVLFIEPMTMMNLSGEAVVPLMNYYNIDIEDLIVLYDDLDLEQGHIRLRQKGSAGGHNGMKSIIKILGTEQFKRIRIGVGRPTNGMSIPDYVLKRFSKEEMVTMNKVIEHSARAVESFVETSRFDYIMNEYNGEVN; this is translated from the coding sequence ATGAAATGTATTGTCGGTCTTGGTAATATAGGTAAACGTTTTGAACTTACAAGACATAATATTGGCTTTGAAGTCATCGATTATATATTAGAACGTCATCAATTTACGTTGGATAAACAAAAATTTAAAGGAGCATATACAATTGAGCGTCTAAATGGAGATAAAGTCTTGTTCATCGAGCCTATGACTATGATGAATTTATCTGGAGAGGCAGTTGTACCTTTAATGAATTATTATAATATAGATATTGAGGATTTAATCGTATTGTATGATGACTTGGATCTTGAACAAGGTCATATTCGCTTGCGTCAAAAGGGGAGTGCAGGTGGTCATAATGGAATGAAGTCTATTATTAAGATACTTGGTACTGAACAATTTAAACGTATTCGCATTGGTGTTGGACGACCTACCAATGGAATGTCTATTCCTGATTATGTATTGAAACGTTTTTCTAAAGAAGAGATGGTTACTATGAACAAAGTCATTGAACATTCTGCAAGAGCAGTAGAGTCTTTCGTTGAAACGTCACGTTTTGATTATATAATGAATGAATATAATGGTGAAGTTAATTGA
- the rnmV gene encoding ribonuclease M5 has product MKINEFIVVEGRDDTQRVKSAVECDTIETNGSAINKDILDVIQNAQENRGVIVFTDPDFPGDKIRTTIRNHVPGVKHAYLDKEKAKNKRGKIGIEHANIKDIQEALMHVSSPFEESEETIDKSVLIDLGLIIGKDARYKREVLGRKLHIGHSNGKQLLKKLNAFGYTEDDVRKALFEKKKEN; this is encoded by the coding sequence ATGAAAATAAATGAATTCATAGTAGTTGAAGGTAGAGATGATACACAACGTGTAAAAAGTGCAGTAGAGTGTGATACTATTGAAACGAATGGTAGTGCGATTAATAAAGACATTTTAGATGTTATTCAAAATGCTCAAGAAAATAGAGGTGTGATAGTATTTACTGACCCAGATTTCCCGGGTGATAAAATTAGAACGACAATACGTAATCATGTTCCTGGTGTCAAACATGCATATCTTGATAAAGAAAAAGCTAAAAATAAAAGGGGTAAAATTGGTATAGAACATGCTAATATAAAAGATATTCAAGAAGCATTGATGCATGTGAGTTCACCCTTTGAGGAATCTGAAGAAACGATAGATAAAAGTGTACTTATCGATTTAGGACTTATTATAGGAAAAGATGCTAGATATAAAAGAGAAGTCTTAGGACGAAAGCTTCATATCGGACATTCTAATGGTAAACAACTCTTAAAGAAACTTAATGCTTTTGGATATACTGAGGATGATGTGAGAAAGGCTTTATTTGAAAAAAAAAAGGAGAATTAA
- the rsmA gene encoding 16S rRNA (adenine(1518)-N(6)/adenine(1519)-N(6))-dimethyltransferase RsmA, translated as MEHKDIATPSCTRALLDQYGFNFKKSLGQNFLVDVNIINKIIEASQIDKSTGVIEVGPGMGSLTEQLAKNAKKVMAFEIDQRLITVLEDTLSPYDNVTIINEDILKADITKSVNTHLKDCDKIMVVANLPYYITTPILLNLMQQDVPIDGFVVMMQKEVGERLNATVGTKAYGSLSIVAQYYTETSKVLTVPNTVFMPPPDVDSIVVKLMQRQQPLIDVDNEEAFFKLAKAAFAQRRKTINNNYKNFFKDGKQYKDDIRQWLESAGIDPKRRGETLTIQDFAKLYEEKKNFPKLTN; from the coding sequence ATGGAACATAAAGATATTGCTACCCCATCATGTACACGTGCCTTGCTTGATCAATATGGATTTAATTTTAAGAAGAGCTTAGGACAAAATTTTTTAGTTGATGTAAATATTATCAATAAAATTATTGAGGCAAGTCAAATAGATAAATCAACAGGAGTGATTGAAGTAGGACCTGGAATGGGTTCATTGACAGAGCAACTTGCTAAAAATGCTAAGAAAGTCATGGCATTTGAAATAGACCAAAGACTTATTACAGTTCTTGAAGATACACTTTCACCTTATGATAATGTCACAATAATAAACGAAGATATACTTAAAGCCGATATCACTAAATCTGTGAATACACACCTAAAAGATTGTGACAAGATAATGGTAGTTGCTAATTTACCTTATTATATTACGACTCCTATATTACTTAACTTAATGCAACAAGATGTTCCTATTGATGGATTTGTTGTTATGATGCAAAAAGAGGTAGGCGAACGACTTAACGCAACTGTTGGGACTAAAGCTTATGGTTCATTATCTATTGTTGCGCAGTACTATACAGAAACAAGTAAAGTTTTAACTGTGCCTAATACTGTATTTATGCCACCCCCAGATGTAGACTCTATCGTAGTTAAATTAATGCAAAGGCAACAACCGCTTATAGATGTAGATAACGAGGAAGCATTTTTCAAACTCGCTAAAGCTGCTTTTGCACAACGACGTAAAACAATTAATAATAACTATAAAAACTTCTTTAAAGATGGTAAACAGTACAAAGATGATATACGTCAATGGTTAGAGAGCGCAGGTATCGATCCTAAAAGACGTGGCGAAACGCTTACAATTCAAGATTTTGCCAAATTATATGAAGAAAAGAAAAATTTCCCTAAATTAACAAATTAA
- the ispE gene encoding 4-(cytidine 5'-diphospho)-2-C-methyl-D-erythritol kinase: MIYETAPAKINFTLDTLLKRNDGYHEIEMIMTTVDLNDRLSFQKRKDKKIVVDIEHNYVPNNNKNLAYKAAELMLNHYHIKEGVTITIDKDIPVSAGLAGGSADAAATMRGMNRLFELGQSLDDLSALGIEIGTDIPFCIFNQTAICTGRGECITFLDKPPSAWVVLAKPDIGISSPEVFKALDLNKKHIVHNDLCKSALKLNDYDMLCKSLSNRLEPISISMHPEIKKIKDNMMQCGADGALMSGSGPTVYALAQKERQAKNIYNAVNGCCNEVYLVRLLG; this comes from the coding sequence ATGATATATGAAACGGCACCAGCCAAAATAAATTTTACGCTCGATACACTGCTTAAAAGAAATGATGGTTATCATGAAATAGAGATGATTATGACAACGGTTGATTTAAATGACCGGCTATCATTTCAAAAACGGAAAGATAAAAAAATAGTAGTAGATATTGAGCATAATTATGTGCCTAATAATAATAAAAACCTTGCATATAAAGCAGCAGAATTGATGTTGAATCATTATCATATTAAAGAAGGCGTTACGATAACGATTGATAAGGATATTCCAGTTTCAGCAGGTCTTGCAGGTGGGTCTGCAGATGCTGCAGCTACTATGAGAGGAATGAATCGATTATTTGAATTAGGACAATCTTTAGATGATTTATCAGCTTTAGGGATAGAAATCGGTACAGATATACCATTTTGTATTTTTAATCAGACAGCTATTTGTACAGGACGAGGGGAATGTATAACATTTTTGGATAAACCGCCTTCTGCATGGGTCGTTTTAGCTAAACCAGATATAGGAATATCATCCCCTGAAGTTTTTAAAGCACTTGATTTAAATAAGAAACATATCGTTCATAATGATTTGTGTAAGAGCGCATTGAAATTGAATGATTATGATATGTTATGCAAAAGTTTATCTAATCGTCTTGAGCCAATCTCAATATCAATGCATCCTGAAATTAAAAAAATCAAAGATAATATGATGCAATGCGGTGCAGACGGAGCACTCATGAGTGGAAGTGGACCTACCGTCTATGCTTTAGCACAAAAAGAAAGACAGGCTAAGAATATTTACAATGCAGTCAACGGATGTTGCAATGAAGTGTACTTAGTAAGATTATTAGGATAG
- the metG gene encoding methionine--tRNA ligase produces MAKETFYITTPIYYPSGNLHIGHAYSTVAGDVIARYKRMQGYDVRYLTGTDEHGQKIQEKAHKAGKTELEYLDEMIAGIKSLWSKLEISNDDFIRTTEERHKQVVEKVFERLLKQGDIYLGEYEGWYSVPDETYYTESQLVEPVYENGKIIGGKSPDSGHEVELVKEESYFFNINKYTDRLLEFYDENPDFIQPPSRKNEMINNFIKPGLEDLAVSRTSFDWGVRVPSNPKHVVYVWIDALVNYISSLGYLSDDETLYNKYWPADIHLMAKEIVRFHSIIWPILLMALDLPLPKKVFAHGWILMKDGKMSKSKGNVVDPNVLIDRYGLDATRYYLMRELPFGSDGVFTPEAFVERTNYDLANDLGNLVNRTISMINKYFHGELPAYQGPKHELDESMEAMSLETVKTFNENMESLQFSVALSTVWKFISRTNKYIDETQPWVLAKDEEQRDMLGNVMAHLVENIRFAAILLQPFLTHAPREIFKQLNINDPKLSQLESLDHYGALTEPITVIEKPTPIFPRLDTKAEIAYIKASMQSPKSEDKEEVVSKEQIDIKDFDKVEIKAATITDAENVKKSDKLLKIQVELGNEQCQIVSGIAKFYKPEDIIGKKVAVVTNLKPAKLMGQKSEGMILSAEKDGVLTLVSLPSAILNGAIIK; encoded by the coding sequence ATGGCTAAAGAAACATTTTATATAACAACCCCAATATACTATCCTAGTGGGAACTTACACATCGGTCATGCATACTCAACAGTCGCAGGTGACGTCATTGCTCGCTATAAAAGAATGCAAGGATATGATGTTCGATATTTAACTGGTACTGATGAACATGGCCAAAAAATTCAAGAAAAAGCTCATAAAGCTGGTAAAACAGAATTAGAATATTTAGATGAAATGATTGCTGGAATTAAAAGTTTATGGAGTAAGCTTGAAATTTCAAATGATGATTTTATTCGAACTACTGAAGAACGCCACAAACAGGTTGTAGAAAAAGTGTTCGAAAGGTTATTAAAGCAAGGAGATATTTATTTAGGAGAGTATGAGGGATGGTATTCTGTCCCAGATGAAACATACTATACTGAATCTCAACTTGTTGAACCAGTTTATGAAAATGGAAAAATCATTGGTGGTAAAAGCCCTGATTCCGGGCATGAAGTTGAATTAGTTAAAGAAGAAAGTTACTTCTTTAATATTAATAAATATACTGATCGATTGCTTGAATTCTATGATGAAAATCCGGATTTTATTCAACCACCATCTAGAAAAAATGAAATGATTAATAATTTTATCAAACCTGGTTTAGAAGATTTAGCTGTATCGCGTACTTCATTTGATTGGGGTGTGCGTGTACCATCAAACCCTAAACATGTAGTATATGTTTGGATAGATGCCCTTGTTAACTATATTTCTTCATTAGGTTATCTTTCAGATGATGAAACGTTATATAACAAATATTGGCCAGCAGATATTCACTTAATGGCTAAAGAAATTGTACGTTTCCATTCAATTATTTGGCCTATCTTATTAATGGCTTTAGACTTACCGTTACCTAAGAAGGTCTTCGCACACGGTTGGATATTAATGAAAGACGGTAAAATGAGTAAATCCAAAGGTAATGTTGTTGATCCAAATGTTCTTATTGATCGTTATGGGCTTGATGCAACACGTTATTATTTAATGCGTGAGTTACCATTTGGATCAGATGGAGTGTTTACACCAGAAGCTTTTGTTGAAAGAACCAATTATGATTTAGCCAATGACTTAGGAAATTTAGTTAATCGTACAATTTCTATGATTAATAAATATTTCCATGGTGAGTTACCAGCTTATCAAGGACCTAAACATGAATTAGATGAAAGCATGGAAGCAATGTCACTTGAAACGGTTAAAACATTTAATGAGAACATGGAAAGTTTACAATTCTCCGTGGCTTTATCTACAGTTTGGAAGTTTATTAGTCGTACGAATAAGTATATCGATGAAACACAACCATGGGTATTAGCCAAAGACGAGGAACAACGTGACATGCTTGGTAACGTTATGGCGCACCTTGTTGAAAATATTCGCTTTGCAGCTATATTATTACAACCATTCTTAACACATGCACCTAGAGAGATTTTCAAACAACTCAACATTAACGACCCTAAATTATCTCAATTAGAAAGTCTTGATCATTATGGTGCCCTTACTGAACCAATCACTGTTATTGAAAAGCCAACACCAATTTTCCCAAGATTGGATACTAAAGCAGAAATTGCCTATATTAAAGCATCAATGCAATCACCTAAATCTGAAGACAAAGAAGAAGTAGTAAGTAAGGAACAAATTGATATTAAAGACTTTGATAAAGTTGAGATTAAAGCAGCAACAATTACTGATGCTGAAAACGTAAAAAAATCAGATAAATTGTTGAAAATTCAAGTTGAATTAGGTAATGAACAGTGCCAAATCGTATCAGGTATAGCCAAATTCTATAAACCTGAAGACATTATTGGTAAAAAAGTCGCTGTCGTAACAAATTTAAAACCTGCTAAATTAATGGGACAAAAATCTGAAGGTATGATTCTATCTGCTGAAAAAGATGGTGTACTTACTTTAGTAAGTTTACCAAGTGCTATACTGAATGGTGCAATCATAAAGTAA
- the veg gene encoding biofilm formation stimulator Veg has translation MPKSILDIKNSIDCHLGNRIVLKANGGRKKTIERSGVLKETYPSVFIVELDQDKHNFERVSYTYTDVLTENVQVSFEENNHQEAVAH, from the coding sequence ATGCCAAAATCAATTTTGGACATCAAAAATTCTATTGATTGTCATTTAGGAAATCGTATTGTACTTAAAGCCAATGGTGGACGTAAGAAGACGATTGAACGCTCAGGTGTTTTAAAAGAAACATACCCTTCAGTATTCATAGTCGAATTAGATCAAGATAAACACAACTTTGAACGCGTATCATATACATACACTGATGTGCTTACAGAAAATGTACAAGTTTCATTTGAAGAAAATAATCATCAAGAAGCAGTCGCACACTAA
- the purR gene encoding pur operon repressor, whose product MRYKRSERIVFMTQYLMNNPNKLIPLTFFVKKFKQAKSSISEDVQIIKNTFQKEELGIVITTAGASGGVTYKPMMSKSEATKVVNDVISHLQEKERLLPGGYLFLSDLVGNPTLLRKVGKLIASIYMDEDLDAVVTIATKGISLANAVANVLNLPVVVIRKDNKVTEGSTVSINYVSGSSRKIETMVLSKRTLAENSNVLVVDDFMRAGGSINGVMNLMNEFKAHVKGVSVLVESKEVKQRLIEDYTSLVRLSDVDEYNQEFKVEPGNSLSKFS is encoded by the coding sequence ATGAGATATAAAAGAAGCGAACGTATAGTGTTTATGACACAATACCTAATGAATAATCCGAATAAATTAATACCTCTCACTTTTTTTGTAAAAAAATTTAAACAAGCGAAATCTTCAATTAGTGAGGACGTACAAATTATAAAAAATACTTTTCAAAAAGAAGAATTGGGTATAGTAATAACAACTGCTGGTGCAAGTGGTGGTGTTACTTATAAACCAATGATGAGCAAGTCAGAGGCAACTAAAGTTGTTAACGATGTTATCTCTCATTTGCAAGAGAAGGAACGTTTGTTACCAGGTGGATATTTATTCTTATCTGACCTTGTAGGTAATCCTACATTGCTTAGAAAAGTAGGAAAATTAATTGCGAGTATTTATATGGATGAGGACTTAGATGCCGTTGTGACAATTGCGACGAAAGGTATATCACTTGCTAATGCAGTAGCAAACGTATTAAATTTACCTGTAGTAGTAATTAGAAAAGACAATAAAGTTACTGAGGGTTCTACTGTGTCCATTAATTATGTTTCTGGATCTTCTAGAAAGATAGAGACCATGGTGTTATCCAAACGTACATTGGCTGAGAATTCTAATGTCCTTGTAGTAGACGATTTTATGAGAGCTGGTGGTTCCATTAACGGAGTGATGAATTTGATGAACGAGTTTAAAGCTCATGTAAAAGGGGTATCAGTACTTGTAGAATCGAAAGAAGTTAAACAAAGATTAATTGAAGATTATACTTCCTTAGTCAGATTATCAGATGTCGATGAGTACAATCAAGAATTCAAAGTAGAGCCTGGCAATAGTTTGTCTAAATTTTCTTAA
- the glmU gene encoding bifunctional UDP-N-acetylglucosamine diphosphorylase/glucosamine-1-phosphate N-acetyltransferase GlmU → MQRNAIILAAGKGTRMKSKKYKVLHEVAGKSMIEHVLNNVKQSGVNQIVTIVGHGAESVKETLGNQSLYSFQEEHLGTAHAVKMAEEHLANKEGTTIVVCGDTPLITSETLQALIRHHESKQAQVTVLTASTFNPHGYGRIVRNSDQTLERIVEEKDASEAERLINEISSGIFAFDNQVLFEKLEQVNNDSAQGEYYLPDVVSLILNDGEKADIYNTQNFEEIMGVNDRVMLSQAEKALQKRINHFHMKNGVTIIDPDTTFIGPDVEIGIDTTIEPGVRIGGYTTIGEEVLVGQFSEINNSTICSNANIKQSVVNDSVVGENTKVGPFAQLRPGSNLGAGVKVGNFVEVKKADLKDGVKVSHLSYIGDAEIGERTNIGCGSITVNYDGVNKFKTIVGKDAFIGCNTNLIAPVTVGDQSLIAAGSTITDDIPKESLALARARQVNKEGYLRK, encoded by the coding sequence ATGCAAAGAAATGCGATTATTTTGGCAGCAGGTAAAGGCACAAGGATGAAATCAAAAAAATATAAAGTGCTCCATGAAGTAGCTGGCAAATCGATGATTGAACATGTTCTCAACAATGTTAAACAATCTGGCGTCAATCAAATTGTAACTATCGTTGGACACGGAGCTGAAAGTGTTAAAGAAACTTTAGGTAATCAATCATTATACAGTTTTCAAGAAGAACACCTCGGAACAGCACATGCTGTAAAGATGGCAGAGGAACATTTAGCAAATAAAGAAGGAACGACGATAGTAGTTTGTGGCGATACACCACTGATTACATCAGAAACGCTTCAAGCATTAATACGTCATCATGAAAGTAAACAAGCGCAAGTAACTGTTCTCACAGCTTCAACTTTTAATCCGCATGGATATGGCCGAATTGTTAGAAATTCAGATCAAACGTTAGAACGTATCGTCGAGGAGAAAGATGCGAGTGAAGCGGAACGCCTGATTAACGAAATAAGTTCAGGTATATTTGCTTTTGATAACCAAGTTCTATTTGAGAAGTTAGAGCAAGTGAATAATGATAGTGCTCAAGGTGAATATTATTTACCTGATGTTGTATCACTAATATTGAATGATGGAGAAAAAGCAGACATTTATAACACTCAAAATTTTGAGGAAATTATGGGTGTTAATGATCGTGTGATGTTAAGTCAAGCAGAAAAAGCGTTACAAAAACGTATCAATCATTTTCATATGAAAAATGGTGTAACGATTATCGATCCAGATACAACGTTTATTGGTCCTGATGTAGAGATAGGTATAGATACAACAATTGAACCAGGTGTTCGTATTGGAGGTTATACAACGATTGGTGAAGAGGTACTTGTTGGTCAGTTTTCTGAAATCAACAATAGTACCATTTGCTCGAATGCTAATATCAAACAATCTGTCGTCAATGATTCGGTTGTCGGAGAAAATACTAAAGTCGGTCCATTCGCGCAGTTGCGCCCAGGTTCAAATTTAGGCGCTGGTGTTAAAGTTGGCAACTTTGTTGAAGTCAAAAAGGCTGACCTCAAAGATGGTGTTAAAGTTTCTCATTTAAGCTATATTGGCGATGCAGAAATTGGCGAACGTACTAATATTGGCTGTGGCTCAATTACAGTTAATTATGACGGTGTAAATAAATTCAAAACAATTGTTGGGAAAGACGCATTCATAGGATGTAACACAAATCTTATTGCACCAGTTACAGTGGGTGATCAATCGCTTATCGCAGCTGGTTCAACAATTACTGATGATATACCAAAAGAAAGTTTAGCATTAGCTCGCGCAAGACAAGTAAATAAAGAGGGCTATTTGAGAAAGTAG
- a CDS encoding 50S ribosomal protein L25/general stress protein Ctc: MASLKSIIRQGKQTSSDLKQLRNSGKVPAVVYGYGTKNTSVKVDEVEFIKVIREVGRNGVIDLGVGSKTIKVMVSDYQFDPLKNQITHIDFLAINMSEERTVEVPVHLVGEAAGAKEGGVVEQPLFNLEVTATPENIPESIEVDITELQINDSFAVSDIKVSGDFTIENNPEDSIVTVVPPTDEPSEEEVEAMEGGSATEEPEVVGEDKEEAEEESKED; the protein is encoded by the coding sequence ATGGCTTCATTAAAGTCAATCATCCGTCAAGGTAAACAAACGAGTTCTGACCTTAAACAATTAAGAAACTCAGGTAAAGTTCCTGCAGTTGTATATGGTTACGGTACAAAAAATACTTCAGTTAAAGTTGATGAAGTTGAATTCATTAAAGTGATTCGTGAAGTAGGACGTAACGGGGTTATCGATTTAGGCGTAGGTTCTAAAACGATAAAAGTAATGGTATCAGATTATCAATTCGATCCATTAAAAAACCAAATTACTCATATTGACTTCTTAGCAATCAACATGAGTGAAGAACGTACTGTAGAAGTGCCAGTTCACTTAGTTGGTGAAGCTGCAGGTGCTAAAGAAGGTGGCGTAGTTGAACAACCATTATTTAACTTAGAAGTTACGGCTACTCCAGAAAATATTCCTGAGTCTATCGAAGTAGATATCACTGAATTACAAATCAATGATAGCTTCGCAGTTTCAGATATCAAAGTTTCTGGTGATTTCACTATCGAAAACAATCCAGAAGATTCTATCGTTACAGTAGTTCCTCCAACAGACGAACCTTCTGAAGAAGAAGTTGAAGCTATGGAAGGCGGATCAGCTACTGAAGAACCTGAAGTTGTTGGCGAAGATAAAGAAGAAGCAGAAGAAGAAAGCAAAGAAGACTAA